Within Acinetobacter sp. LoGeW2-3, the genomic segment GCATCAAACAGCTTAAGAGCTATCTGCAACAGGACAGCGATAATTTACTGCTGATCGTGATGCCTAAACAGGATAGCAGCAGCCTGAAATCCAGTTTCTTCCAGGTCATGGATGCTAATGGTGTTAATGTCTCTCTGACAGCTAACTATCCGCGTGATCGACAACAGATCCTGTCCGTCGAAGCAGAAAAGTTAGGTATTCAACTTGCCAATGATGCCTGGGCATGGCTGGAACAGCATCATGAGCATAACCTGCTCGCTGCTAAAAACAGCCTGATGCGCGTCAGTGATACCTTTGCAGATGTCGATGTAATTCAGGTGGATCATTTATATGCCTGCCTGCAAGATCAGTCGCGCTACACGACCTATGACCTGAGTGATGCTCTACTCAATGGCAATTTAACGCAATCGATCAAGATTTTTCAATACCTGATTGCTTCTGGTGAACCCATGAGTCTGATTTTGTGGAGCATCAGTAAAGAAATGCGCTTATTGATGCAACTGTTTGAACAACCTCAAAATGCTTTGCAAATTGGGATTTGGAAAACCAAAGTTGGCTTATATCAACAAGCGCTTCGACGTTTAAGCCCACAGACTTTTCTCAGTTGGCCTCAGCTTTTATTAAGAATTGATGCTTCAATCAAAGGCTTAGGACACGAAAATCCTGAACATTTAGTGCTTCAAGCCATCAGTAGTATGTGTGGCAAAAGCCTGTGGACCTCACCGGTTTAACTAAAGAACCGTGAAAACCAACTCTTGCCTTTTTTCTGCTCTTGAACTTTTAGATAGTGGATCATATTGTCTCGCACTGCATCGACATAATCCTGATCATCATGCTGAATATGATTAATTAACCACTTTGACAGTAATCGGTACAAATCATTTTCTACCGAAAGCCCTTGTTCGAACTTTTCCCGATAATCATTTAAACGTTTGACAAACAGATCATGAATACCCCGATGTGAGGGTAAATATTGATAATTTACTTGAGATAACAAATTTTCTTCGAAGCTAAAATGTGACTGTGTATAGTCAATTAAATCTTCTAAAATTTCTTTAATTTTACCGCGATCACCCGTCTTTCGGACCTCTTCCAAGATATTGATATAGTCCAAAATTTGGCGATGTTGATTGTCGATAACATCAATACCGATATTATAACTTTTGTTCCATTCCATGCATGGTCCCGTCTATCATTTTCAAAAATACTTATTAGATCTTATGAACTTATAATGACTAGGCTAGATTTATAATTCATACCATTATTTTTTATAAGGGATTTTAAATTAGGGTATTTTTATACGCAATCTAGTAGGCTATCGCTAATTTTTTATTTTTTCACTTCATAAGTAGATAATTTTTAACCTGTATTTTTATACCCCATTTCACATAATAAACAACACACTTAAAAAGGTTAAAAATTTAGAATTGAGATGAAATGAAGCCGATGAAGGTCTAATTCTATAAAATGTAAATTTATTGATTAAGCACGATACGAAATTCAACATAAGAATTTAATAACAACTTTTCTTTGTAAAATGAGAAACTTAAAAATAATAATCATTCTTATTTGTAAAAAAAATTCACGATTTATCCTCAATTCGCTTTTATAATCATTCACATATTTTTGAATTAAATTTGCTCACTATGCCCAAAATAAAGCCGTCTAAACTGATCATGGCAGCGGTCATTGCCATTGTACTTGTCGCCACTGGGTGGTATTTCCTGAAACCTAAAGAACAGCCAACGCAGTACATTACTGCTGAGGTAACTCAGGGAGATATTGAAAACTCGGTACTGGCAACAGGTGTACTGGAAGCCACCAAGATGGTCAGCGTCGGTGCGCAGGTATCTGGTCAGGTCAAAAGAATGTATGTGCAACTTGGTGACCAAGTCAAACAGGGTCAACTGATTGCTCAAATTGATTCCGTCCGTCAGGAAAATGATTTAAAAACTGCTGAAGCCAGTATTAAAAACCAGATGGCTCAACTGGCAGTAAAACAGGCCAATCTTGCTAAAGTTGAAGCAGAATATAATCGTCAGAAAGCCATGTATGCCCAGGATGCAACTTCGCGTTCAGAGCTGGAATCAGCTTTGGCGAGTTATAAGACTGCACAAGCAGACATTACGGCGATTAATGCTCAGATTGAGCAGTCACGCCTGACTTTAGCGACTGCGAAAGAAGATCTTGGCTATACCCAAATCGTAGCACCGATGGATGGTACCATTGTGGCGATCGTGACTGAAGAAGGTCAGACTGTAAACGCGAATCAAAGTGCGCCAACAATTGTGAAGCTGGCAAAACTTGACACCATGACGATTAAAGCTGAAATTTCTGAAGCCGATGTCATGAAAGTTGAAGAAGGCCAAACGGTTTACTTTACAACGCTAGGCAACAATGAAAAGAAAATCTACGCTAAACTACGTCAGGTAGAACCAGCGCCGAATTCAATTAATACTGACACCAATACTTCAAGTTCATCTTCAAGCTCTGCAGTGTATTACAACGCCCTGTTCGACGTACCAAATGAAGACGGTAAGCTGCGTATTGATATGACGGCTCAAGTTTATATCGTGCTGGATGAAGCGAGAAATGTGCTGACTATTCCGGCCGCTGCAATTCAAAGCTCTAACCGCCCACAACGTCCAAATCGTGGTGAAGGCGCTCAAGGCGCAGGTGGTGAAGGTCGTCCACGTGGTGATGCGTCTGCTGCACGTGGTGAAGGCCGTGGAGACACTACCAAAGGTGAGCGCCCTCCTCGTTTAGAACTTTCTGATGCTGAACGTTCTCTGGTTGAACAAGGCAAAGCGCAACGTGCCATGGTTCGCGTATTACAAGCAGACGGTACTGCAAAACCAACCCCTGTGCTGATTGGTCTAAATAACCGTGTTACTGCTCAGGTCATTAAAGGCCTGAAACGTGGTGATCAAGTGGTCATTGCCGACGGTTCTGATACTTCAAATGATGGTGCTAAACGTGGTGGCGGCAGTGGCCGTGGTCCTGGCGGTGCTGGCGCCGGCCCAATGAGAATGTAAGCATGAATCAACAACAACAGCCTCTGTTAGAGGTCAAGAATCTGATTCGTGAATTCCCTGCGGGTGAAAGTACGGTTCAGATTCTCAAGGGTGTTAACCTCGAAATATATCCGGGAGAACTGGTTGCCATTGTCGGCCAGTCCGGCTCGGGTAAATCGACGTTAATGAATATTCTGGGCTGTCTAGATAAACCAACCGCTGGCAGCTATAAAGTCAAAGGCCGTGAAACCCGCGAACTGGAAGCGGACGAACTGGCTCAGTTACGCCGTGAATATTTCGGCTTTATTTTCCAGCGGTATCATTTGCTAGGCGATTTGAATGCTGCAGGCAACGTTGAGGTTCCAGCAATTTATGCTGGTGCAGACTCAAGTGAACGTCATGAGCGTGCAGTCAAATTACTAACTGACCTAGGCTTGGGTGAAAAAACCGAAAACCGTCCAAGCCAGTTATCTGGTGGTCAACAGCAGCGTGTTTCAATTGCACGTGCCTTGATGAATGGTGGTGACGTGATCCTTGCCGATGAACCGACAGGTGCACTGGACAAGAATAGCGGTATTGAAGTAATGCGTATTCTGCGTGAGCTGAATGCCAAAGGTCATACCATCATTCTGGTGACACACGACCATAACGTGGCCAAGAATGCGACCCGCATCATTGAGATTTCGGACGGGAATATTATTTCCGACCAGCAGAATGTACCTGAAGTCGATGATGGTTTTGAAAAGCAAACGCTGGAACGCAATGAACAGAAGAAAATCTCGAGCTGGCGTTCAGCAGTAGATCGTCTTGGTGAAGCCTTCCGTATGGCACTACTGGCCATGAATGCTCACCGCATGCGGACCTTCCTGACCATGCTCGGGATCATCATCGGGATTGCATCCGTGGTTTCTGTGGTTGCCCTCGGTAACGGCTCACAAAAGCAGATTCTGGAAAATATCAGCAGCCTCGGTACTAATACTATTACTGTATTCCAAGGTCGGGGCTTTGGGGATAATTCACGATCCTCTCAAGCCAAGACCCTGATTCCTGCCGATGCTGATGCTTTGGCAGAACAGCCTTATGTCGATGGCGTCAGTCCATCCGTCAACAGCAGTGTTACTGGGCGCTATAAAGAGATTGAGGCATCCACTACCGTTAACGGTGTCGGTGAAGATTTCTTTTATGTCAAAGGCATGACTTTTAAATCTGGTCAACCTTTTGATAAAGAAAGCGTCACTGAACAGGCTCAAGATGTTGTCATTGACACCAACACCCAAAATACCTTCTTTAAAGATGGCACTAATCCGGTTGGACAAGTGATTCTGTTGGGTAGTGTGCCGACCCGGGTGATTGGAGTCATTGATGCTCAGAAAGGCATGATGGGCGGTAATGATACGCTGAATGTGTATTTACCTTATTCAACTGTGATGAGCCGTATGTTAGGCCAGTCTAATGTGCGTCAGATCATTGTGCGGATTAAAGATGAATATCCAAGTGCAGCAGCTGAAAATGCGATCCTGAATTTGCTGGTACAGCGTCACGGTGCGCAGGATGTATTCACCCAGAATGCAGACAGTATTCGTGAAACGATTCAGCAGACCACACAGACCATGACCTTGTTGATCTCGGCAATTGCAGTAATTTCACTTGTCGTTGGTGGTATTGGTGTGATGAATATCATGCTGGTATCGGTAACCGAACGTACTCAGGAAATCGGTGTACGTATGGCTGTCGGTGCCCGCCAAAGCGATATTCTGCAACAGTTTCTGATTGAAGCAGTACTGGTCTGTATCTTGGGCGGTATTTTGGGTGTGTTGCTGTCGCTCGGTATTGGCCAGCTAATTACCCATTTTGCCGGAGGCACCTTCCAGATGGCATATTCAACCACATCGATCGTGGCGGCCTTCGTCTGCTCAAGTCTGATTGGTATTGTATTTGGCTTTATCCCGGCACGTAATGCAGCACGATTGAATCCAGTCGATGCACTCTCTCGAGAATAAGG encodes:
- the holA gene encoding DNA polymerase III subunit delta, yielding MKLDYLQALKRVSDACGAWVLHGQEPLLEQNLMDAFRASWQQREVERQRYDVSSVSDWKNVFNALNSLSLFSTQLAVEVHGNIKPDASGIKQLKSYLQQDSDNLLLIVMPKQDSSSLKSSFFQVMDANGVNVSLTANYPRDRQQILSVEAEKLGIQLANDAWAWLEQHHEHNLLAAKNSLMRVSDTFADVDVIQVDHLYACLQDQSRYTTYDLSDALLNGNLTQSIKIFQYLIASGEPMSLILWSISKEMRLLMQLFEQPQNALQIGIWKTKVGLYQQALRRLSPQTFLSWPQLLLRIDASIKGLGHENPEHLVLQAISSMCGKSLWTSPV
- a CDS encoding bacteriohemerythrin, whose amino-acid sequence is MEWNKSYNIGIDVIDNQHRQILDYINILEEVRKTGDRGKIKEILEDLIDYTQSHFSFEENLLSQVNYQYLPSHRGIHDLFVKRLNDYREKFEQGLSVENDLYRLLSKWLINHIQHDDQDYVDAVRDNMIHYLKVQEQKKGKSWFSRFFS
- a CDS encoding MacA family efflux pump subunit, with the translated sequence MPKIKPSKLIMAAVIAIVLVATGWYFLKPKEQPTQYITAEVTQGDIENSVLATGVLEATKMVSVGAQVSGQVKRMYVQLGDQVKQGQLIAQIDSVRQENDLKTAEASIKNQMAQLAVKQANLAKVEAEYNRQKAMYAQDATSRSELESALASYKTAQADITAINAQIEQSRLTLATAKEDLGYTQIVAPMDGTIVAIVTEEGQTVNANQSAPTIVKLAKLDTMTIKAEISEADVMKVEEGQTVYFTTLGNNEKKIYAKLRQVEPAPNSINTDTNTSSSSSSSAVYYNALFDVPNEDGKLRIDMTAQVYIVLDEARNVLTIPAAAIQSSNRPQRPNRGEGAQGAGGEGRPRGDASAARGEGRGDTTKGERPPRLELSDAERSLVEQGKAQRAMVRVLQADGTAKPTPVLIGLNNRVTAQVIKGLKRGDQVVIADGSDTSNDGAKRGGGSGRGPGGAGAGPMRM
- a CDS encoding MacB family efflux pump subunit, coding for MNQQQQPLLEVKNLIREFPAGESTVQILKGVNLEIYPGELVAIVGQSGSGKSTLMNILGCLDKPTAGSYKVKGRETRELEADELAQLRREYFGFIFQRYHLLGDLNAAGNVEVPAIYAGADSSERHERAVKLLTDLGLGEKTENRPSQLSGGQQQRVSIARALMNGGDVILADEPTGALDKNSGIEVMRILRELNAKGHTIILVTHDHNVAKNATRIIEISDGNIISDQQNVPEVDDGFEKQTLERNEQKKISSWRSAVDRLGEAFRMALLAMNAHRMRTFLTMLGIIIGIASVVSVVALGNGSQKQILENISSLGTNTITVFQGRGFGDNSRSSQAKTLIPADADALAEQPYVDGVSPSVNSSVTGRYKEIEASTTVNGVGEDFFYVKGMTFKSGQPFDKESVTEQAQDVVIDTNTQNTFFKDGTNPVGQVILLGSVPTRVIGVIDAQKGMMGGNDTLNVYLPYSTVMSRMLGQSNVRQIIVRIKDEYPSAAAENAILNLLVQRHGAQDVFTQNADSIRETIQQTTQTMTLLISAIAVISLVVGGIGVMNIMLVSVTERTQEIGVRMAVGARQSDILQQFLIEAVLVCILGGILGVLLSLGIGQLITHFAGGTFQMAYSTTSIVAAFVCSSLIGIVFGFIPARNAARLNPVDALSRE